The following coding sequences are from one Seonamhaeicola sp. ML3 window:
- a CDS encoding Pycsar system effector family protein gives MNDIVTATEKFATKLLSEKLDNAFLYHNLAHTQRVVEKAKELGELAELTDSEKEILIISCWLHDTGYTKAIENHEESSTVIAKDFLSSQSYSTDNIDAVCALIMATHVGYSPITQLEKIIKDADCSHIGSKNYFEISELLRKEWELLCNKQFSESEWLEENVGFLTTKHSFHSPEAASLWEKRKGKNLAELLRTKKKLDADNKKLNQKKEELKFKKNKIELPERGIETMFRVTLKNHITLSNIADTKANILLSVNAIIVSLVLANLIPKLDNPSNSHLIIPTIIFVLVTVASIILSVLATRPNVTSGKFTKEDVANKKVNLLFFGNFHKMSLKDFEWAMGEMMQDREYLYSSMKKDLYFLGLVLDRKYKILRLTYSVFMIGIIISVIAFAVAFQKSGAAG, from the coding sequence ATGAACGACATAGTTACTGCTACCGAGAAATTCGCCACTAAGCTTTTAAGCGAAAAATTAGACAATGCTTTTTTGTACCATAATTTAGCGCACACCCAAAGGGTAGTAGAAAAAGCTAAAGAATTAGGCGAACTGGCTGAACTTACAGATTCTGAAAAAGAAATTCTAATTATAAGCTGTTGGCTGCATGACACAGGCTATACTAAAGCAATCGAGAACCATGAGGAATCCAGCACTGTTATAGCAAAGGATTTTTTGAGTTCCCAAAGTTATAGCACTGACAACATTGATGCTGTTTGCGCATTAATTATGGCTACTCATGTGGGGTATAGCCCGATAACACAACTAGAAAAAATCATTAAAGACGCCGACTGCTCCCATATTGGAAGTAAAAATTATTTTGAAATTTCGGAGTTACTACGAAAGGAATGGGAGCTACTTTGCAACAAGCAGTTTTCTGAAAGTGAATGGCTCGAGGAAAATGTTGGCTTCCTCACTACTAAACACAGCTTTCATTCGCCCGAAGCTGCTTCTCTGTGGGAGAAGCGAAAGGGCAAAAACCTTGCTGAACTACTTAGAACCAAAAAGAAATTAGACGCAGACAACAAAAAACTGAATCAAAAGAAAGAAGAACTAAAATTCAAAAAGAATAAAATTGAATTACCTGAACGCGGTATAGAAACCATGTTTCGGGTTACCCTTAAAAACCATATTACCTTAAGTAATATTGCCGACACCAAAGCGAATATTTTGCTTTCTGTTAATGCTATAATTGTTTCTTTGGTACTGGCGAATTTAATACCTAAACTGGACAACCCTTCCAACAGTCACCTCATTATACCCACTATTATTTTTGTTTTGGTAACTGTAGCTTCCATTATTCTATCTGTGCTTGCCACAAGGCCCAACGTTACAAGTGGAAAATTCACCAAAGAGGACGTTGCAAACAAAAAAGTAAACCTATTATTCTTTGGAAACTTTCATAAAATGAGCTTGAAAGACTTTGAATGGGCTATGGGCGAGATGATGCAAGACCGTGAGTATCTCTACTCATCTATGAAAAAAGACTTATACTTCTTAGGACTGGTATTAGACAGAAAGTATAAAATCTTACGCCTTACTTATAGTGTATTTATGATAGGTATTATTATAAGTGTTATTGCGTTTGCTGTGGCCTTCCAGAAGTCTGGGGCGGCGGGATAA
- a CDS encoding GAF domain-containing protein: MTDINENIESPLILKVSFNKLLEHYEHLANDEDEFIAARAKRVLKTAEAYPELKQGFTSTQVLEDRSHEIGIILRDSFSPILTKNEIKTASVPFHNLIFNKSERFESIIKTAGEGFELQIKNMPEEYRYIIACTIILNFCYGYNLNFKRPFYYEIPDANGVMHYYKIMYNADFCEILPTAHAPKITQEDYDELLDNFENLSLWKEKFPPNSYEFKGFVISNIFDVTDDQSISNIKSTLIGEDKRKDETFMEGFHDIFRSLLGINDIKVGFSIFNEEDHMFERVYGVGMNSYLLGESEKESCNNVLCNWSYNRMLNEHEYFSISDVKGIYKKTKGKVPHIKVLYQQGIGSAIFAPIANDDGVMGILEIVSNRAKVLNSINANKLVDIMPYIVSAVERSKTEEENLIEAIIQKECTSIHPSVHWRFAKEAKEFIKNEMSGEKARFKKVVFDEVYPLFGQIDIKGSSEARNTATRQDLTLQLNAVKHIFTKAKDQEPLPIYDQYVYQVDNYLKGLSEHFQVDSEQQISDFFKSEVEPVLKHLSGVDILKDDIEAYYGSIDDKVEVLYKHRKDYDETIARINQDMASLLDEKQAEAQAMYPHFFERFKTDGVEHNMYIGESITKEDNFNLIYLYNLRLWQLQVMCEMENAYYQMQSEFPISLDVASMILVFNQPLSISFRMDEKQFDVDGTYNARYEIVKKRVDKAFIKGTNERVTQKGKISIVYSQKQDEVEYMRYIKFLQDKNYLDDDVEIVELQDLQAVTGLKAIRVSVLYHKDENDKSFYTYDDLMKEIKA; the protein is encoded by the coding sequence ATGACCGACATAAATGAAAATATAGAATCCCCGCTTATTCTAAAAGTGAGTTTCAACAAGCTTCTTGAACATTATGAGCATTTGGCTAATGATGAAGATGAGTTTATAGCGGCAAGAGCTAAACGTGTGTTGAAAACTGCAGAGGCGTACCCTGAACTAAAACAAGGGTTTACAAGTACTCAGGTTTTAGAGGATAGGAGTCATGAAATTGGAATTATCCTAAGGGATTCATTTAGTCCAATTCTAACAAAAAATGAAATTAAAACCGCCTCGGTTCCTTTTCACAACCTTATTTTTAATAAGTCTGAACGCTTTGAAAGTATCATAAAAACCGCTGGAGAAGGTTTTGAACTTCAAATAAAAAACATGCCAGAGGAGTACAGGTATATTATAGCCTGTACAATTATTTTAAACTTCTGCTACGGATACAATCTGAATTTTAAACGTCCGTTTTATTACGAAATTCCAGACGCTAACGGTGTAATGCATTATTATAAGATTATGTATAATGCCGATTTTTGCGAAATATTACCAACAGCACATGCGCCCAAAATTACGCAAGAAGATTACGATGAGCTTCTGGATAATTTTGAGAATTTAAGTCTTTGGAAAGAGAAGTTTCCTCCCAATAGTTACGAGTTTAAAGGTTTTGTAATCTCAAATATTTTTGATGTAACCGACGACCAATCCATATCCAATATAAAGTCAACGCTAATAGGCGAGGATAAAAGAAAAGATGAAACCTTTATGGAAGGATTTCATGATATTTTCAGGTCGCTTCTAGGTATAAATGACATAAAAGTAGGTTTTTCCATTTTTAACGAAGAGGACCACATGTTCGAACGTGTTTACGGAGTGGGAATGAATAGTTACCTGTTGGGAGAATCTGAAAAAGAATCATGCAATAATGTATTATGCAATTGGTCATATAACAGGATGCTCAATGAGCATGAATATTTTTCTATTTCAGATGTAAAAGGGATTTACAAGAAAACAAAAGGTAAGGTGCCGCATATAAAAGTGTTGTATCAACAAGGCATTGGAAGTGCTATTTTCGCGCCAATAGCCAATGATGATGGTGTTATGGGTATATTGGAAATAGTATCCAATAGAGCAAAAGTGCTTAACAGTATCAACGCCAATAAATTGGTGGATATTATGCCTTATATAGTTTCTGCAGTAGAGCGTTCTAAAACAGAAGAAGAAAACCTTATTGAAGCCATAATACAAAAAGAATGTACCTCGATTCATCCAAGTGTGCATTGGCGATTTGCCAAAGAAGCCAAGGAGTTTATTAAAAACGAAATGAGCGGTGAAAAAGCGAGGTTTAAAAAGGTGGTTTTTGATGAAGTTTATCCTCTTTTTGGTCAGATAGATATAAAGGGGTCTTCCGAAGCTAGGAATACAGCAACCCGACAAGATTTAACATTGCAGCTAAATGCGGTGAAACATATTTTTACTAAGGCAAAAGACCAGGAGCCGCTCCCAATTTATGATCAGTATGTTTATCAAGTAGATAACTATCTCAAGGGATTAAGTGAGCATTTTCAGGTAGATAGTGAGCAGCAGATTTCAGATTTCTTTAAAAGCGAAGTTGAGCCTGTTTTAAAACATTTATCCGGAGTTGATATTTTAAAAGATGACATTGAAGCTTACTATGGAAGCATAGACGATAAAGTTGAGGTACTATATAAACATAGAAAAGACTATGATGAAACGATTGCGAGAATCAATCAAGATATGGCATCGTTACTAGATGAAAAACAGGCCGAAGCTCAAGCCATGTATCCGCACTTTTTTGAGAGATTTAAGACCGATGGCGTTGAGCACAATATGTATATTGGTGAGTCTATTACTAAAGAAGATAATTTCAATCTGATTTATTTGTATAATTTAAGGTTGTGGCAGCTTCAGGTTATGTGCGAAATGGAAAATGCATATTATCAAATGCAATCTGAGTTCCCAATTTCCCTAGATGTGGCCTCTATGATTTTAGTTTTCAATCAGCCTTTATCGATAAGTTTCAGAATGGATGAAAAGCAGTTTGATGTAGATGGTACCTACAATGCACGTTATGAAATCGTGAAAAAACGCGTAGATAAAGCTTTTATTAAGGGTACCAACGAACGCGTTACTCAAAAAGGTAAAATCAGCATCGTGTATTCACAAAAACAAGATGAGGTTGAGTATATGCGTTATATTAAGTTTTTACAAGATAAAAACTATTTAGATGATGATGTAGAAATCGTGGAGCTTCAAGATTTACAGGCTGTAACTGGTCTCAAGGCTATTCGTGTTAGCGTGCTGTATCACAAGGATGAAAATGATAAATCTTTCTACACGTACGATGATTTAATGAAAGAGATTAAAGCTTAA